Proteins from one Labrenzia sp. CE80 genomic window:
- a CDS encoding ABC transporter ATP-binding protein, protein MSATSTSAKTVLSVRDLKTAVATPNGQRIVVDGLSFDLHEGETICIAGESGSGKSMTALSIMGLLPEPMARVAGGAISLGSRVLTGLRESEMRAVRGDDIAMIFQEPMTSLNPVLTIGRQLREAVLAHESVSRREADRRALDAMRAVRLSEPERRMTQHPHELSGGMRQRVMIAMALACHPKVLIADEPTTALDVTIQAQILQLMRDLQKETGTAIILITHDMGVVAEMADRVIVMQHGKIVEDNDVRPLFKNPQAPYTAELLAAVPKLGAMTGQDPANPHAGDTLSAKVLEVDDLTVRFDLKGGVLNRVVSRVHAVEGVGFELARGETLGLVGESGCGKSTIGKALMNLVPWEGSIRVSGEHAIKTRTAAADRAYRRNLQMVFQDPYASLDPRMTVGDLVGEPLIIHGLAKGQELQDRVAGLFRRVGLTADQIRRHPHEFSGGQRQRICIARALALSPKVIIADESVSALDVSVQAQVLELLKELQDEMGLAYLFISHDMAVVEQVSHRVAVMYLGQIVEMGTRRQIFENPQHSYTRKLMKAVPIPDPSQRREVFEIPSGEIPTPVVPLGRSVERVRYVDIGDAHLVAQ, encoded by the coding sequence ATGTCTGCTACAAGCACATCCGCCAAAACCGTCCTAAGCGTTCGCGATCTCAAAACCGCAGTAGCGACTCCGAACGGTCAAAGGATCGTCGTCGACGGCTTGAGCTTTGATCTGCATGAGGGCGAAACCATCTGCATTGCTGGCGAGTCGGGGTCCGGCAAGTCGATGACGGCCCTGTCGATCATGGGGCTTTTGCCGGAGCCGATGGCACGGGTGGCCGGTGGCGCGATCAGTCTCGGTAGCCGTGTGCTGACCGGACTAAGAGAGAGTGAAATGCGCGCTGTGCGTGGCGATGATATTGCCATGATCTTTCAAGAACCGATGACGTCGCTCAATCCGGTTCTGACCATCGGACGGCAGCTGCGCGAAGCCGTGCTAGCGCACGAAAGTGTTTCACGCCGGGAAGCGGATCGACGGGCCTTGGATGCCATGAGAGCCGTGCGCTTATCTGAACCGGAGCGTCGCATGACCCAGCATCCGCATGAGTTGTCCGGCGGCATGCGTCAGCGGGTGATGATTGCGATGGCTCTTGCCTGCCACCCCAAAGTACTGATTGCCGATGAGCCGACGACTGCACTCGATGTAACCATTCAGGCGCAGATCTTGCAGCTGATGCGGGACCTACAAAAAGAAACAGGCACCGCGATCATTCTGATCACCCACGACATGGGTGTTGTCGCCGAAATGGCTGACCGGGTGATTGTCATGCAGCACGGCAAGATCGTCGAAGACAATGATGTACGGCCGTTGTTTAAAAATCCACAAGCCCCCTACACGGCAGAGCTTCTTGCAGCAGTACCGAAACTCGGTGCGATGACTGGGCAGGACCCGGCCAACCCGCACGCCGGTGACACGCTTTCAGCGAAGGTTCTCGAAGTTGACGACCTAACGGTGCGTTTCGATCTCAAGGGCGGTGTCCTCAACCGGGTCGTCTCACGGGTTCATGCCGTCGAAGGCGTCGGCTTTGAGCTGGCCCGTGGTGAAACATTGGGGCTGGTTGGTGAGAGCGGTTGCGGCAAGTCGACCATCGGCAAGGCTTTGATGAACCTGGTTCCCTGGGAGGGTTCCATCCGGGTTTCTGGCGAGCATGCAATCAAAACGCGAACTGCCGCCGCAGATCGCGCCTATCGACGTAATTTGCAGATGGTGTTTCAAGATCCCTACGCCTCGCTTGATCCGCGCATGACGGTCGGCGATCTGGTGGGCGAGCCACTTATCATTCATGGGTTGGCAAAGGGTCAGGAGCTGCAAGACCGGGTGGCTGGGCTGTTCCGCCGTGTCGGACTTACAGCGGACCAGATCCGGCGGCATCCGCATGAGTTTTCCGGCGGGCAGCGCCAGAGGATTTGCATCGCTCGTGCTCTTGCTCTGTCGCCCAAGGTGATCATTGCCGACGAAAGTGTGTCGGCGCTGGATGTCTCGGTGCAGGCGCAGGTGTTGGAGCTTCTGAAAGAACTGCAAGACGAAATGGGACTGGCCTATCTCTTCATCTCGCACGACATGGCTGTTGTGGAGCAGGTCTCGCACCGCGTGGCCGTGATGTACCTTGGCCAGATCGTAGAGATGGGCACGCGCCGGCAGATCTTTGAAAATCCGCAGCATTCTTATACGCGCAAACTGATGAAGGCCGTACCGATTCCCGATCCCTCGCAGCGCCGTGAAGTGTTTGAAATCCCGAGCGGCGAAATCCCGACACCCGTCGTACCGCTTGGGCGCAGCGTCGAACGGGTTCGCTATGTGGATATCGGAGATGCCCATCTGGTTGCACAATGA
- a CDS encoding acetamidase/formamidase family protein, whose amino-acid sequence MCSNCKAPAYTIHAAQHHFGWDNSFVPTEKVAPGTVMEFECLDSSAGQLTPESTVQDVADLDFGKINPVNGPIYVDGAEPGDALVVKIHEFKPSGFGWTANIPGFGLLADQFKDPALHIWSYDKDKLGTSAFAPFGKVPLKPFAGTIGVAPAEAGLHSIVPPRRVGGNLDIRDLAAGTTLYLPVEVAGALFSIGDTHAAQGDGEVCGTAIESPMNTVVELDLIKGANLQMPRFETPGPVTRHLDEMGYEVTTGIGSNLYEGAQAALSNMIDLLCARYNYSAVEAYMLCSVCGDLRITEIVDAPNWVVSFYFPKVVLT is encoded by the coding sequence ATGTGCAGTAACTGTAAGGCCCCCGCATATACGATCCATGCGGCTCAGCATCATTTCGGTTGGGACAATTCGTTTGTCCCAACCGAGAAGGTAGCACCGGGAACTGTTATGGAATTTGAATGCCTGGATAGCTCCGCCGGTCAATTGACCCCGGAAAGCACCGTTCAGGACGTTGCCGATTTGGACTTCGGCAAGATCAATCCGGTCAACGGCCCCATCTATGTAGATGGGGCCGAGCCAGGGGATGCGCTCGTAGTCAAAATCCACGAGTTCAAACCCTCCGGCTTTGGCTGGACGGCGAATATTCCAGGCTTCGGACTGCTGGCGGATCAGTTCAAGGACCCTGCCCTCCATATCTGGTCCTACGACAAGGACAAGCTGGGCACGTCAGCCTTTGCTCCCTTCGGCAAAGTGCCGTTGAAGCCCTTCGCCGGAACCATCGGTGTCGCTCCCGCAGAGGCGGGTCTGCACTCCATTGTGCCGCCCCGGCGCGTTGGAGGAAACCTCGACATCCGTGATCTGGCTGCAGGCACAACCCTTTATCTTCCGGTGGAAGTTGCAGGGGCACTGTTCTCCATCGGCGATACCCACGCTGCGCAGGGTGATGGTGAAGTCTGCGGAACGGCCATTGAAAGCCCGATGAACACGGTTGTCGAGTTGGACCTGATCAAGGGTGCCAATCTCCAGATGCCACGTTTCGAGACCCCAGGTCCCGTCACGCGTCACCTCGACGAGATGGGCTACGAAGTCACAACAGGTATCGGATCCAATTTGTATGAGGGGGCCCAGGCGGCCCTCTCCAACATGATCGACCTGCTATGCGCGCGTTACAATTACTCTGCTGTGGAAGCCTACATGCTCTGCTCGGTCTGTGGTGACCTGCGCATCACGGAAATCGTCGATGCTCCCAATTGGGTTGTGTCGTTCTATTTCCCCAAGGTGGTTCTCACCTAA